A genomic segment from Arcobacter acticola encodes:
- a CDS encoding peptidoglycan D,D-transpeptidase FtsI family protein, translated as MPSKNIEKIDKTKKIVILFSLIFLCLTILMISVFRTITENRHLPSLKGEKSELAVRGDIVSSDNFKIASSKKLYKASIDTRYLDPAKRELFLNLFSIYSNTDYKELENRLIEGEKNPGNLILSYGINSRSAKNLKELAFKLIQLDVFKSRQVNGNKILRGLTISESGEKRTFSYEDTLTPVVGYISKFESEAGKTKVNGIKGLERNYNKVLNQTKDGVLQGDRDVLSYISFDKNSVIRKRIDGATLNLNIPLKLQKNIEMTLDSYKQKLTADEIIVAVMESRTGKVITMASSNRFNPEQIKKEDIPSLNVNAIEYQFEPGSVIKPLSISLAIDKNLVKKNENFPAYNSGGGRNSAGEYPKGAYKIGRFTIKDDHQFTKNYLSLDDIVMFSSNIGTLQIAQRLTGPEFFEGMKRFGFTRKTGIDLPYEKKGVMPKIWQFSAGDKDKKDNVFKATVSFGQGMTSTFIQLLKAYTVFNNDGNMITPHIVSHLTYDNTKYKPYDDKPEKIVSKQTADLMKKLLVRTVEEGTGRAARIEGLEIGGKTGTAQIARGGKYLKKYISSFIGFVNDEKGNSYTIGVTVMNPNSTGKYWYYYYASWSAVPVFKEIVQNLVKLNYLTPKEGIISTEVMPKEGTFLEKE; from the coding sequence ATGCCTTCAAAAAATATCGAAAAGATTGACAAAACAAAAAAAATAGTAATATTATTTTCTCTAATTTTTTTATGTCTAACTATTTTAATGATTTCAGTGTTTAGAACCATAACTGAAAACAGACATTTACCTTCACTTAAGGGTGAAAAAAGTGAACTTGCAGTTCGTGGAGATATAGTAAGTAGTGATAACTTTAAAATCGCTTCTTCAAAAAAACTATACAAAGCTTCTATTGATACAAGATACTTAGACCCTGCAAAAAGAGAATTATTTTTAAATCTATTTTCTATTTATAGTAACACAGATTATAAAGAACTGGAAAATAGATTAATAGAGGGAGAAAAAAATCCTGGAAATTTAATTTTATCATATGGGATAAATTCAAGATCTGCAAAGAATCTAAAAGAATTAGCTTTTAAATTGATTCAGCTTGATGTATTTAAAAGTAGACAAGTAAATGGAAATAAAATCCTAAGAGGTTTAACAATCAGTGAAAGTGGTGAAAAAAGAACTTTCTCATATGAAGATACTTTAACTCCCGTTGTTGGATATATTTCAAAGTTTGAATCAGAAGCGGGAAAAACAAAAGTAAATGGTATTAAAGGACTTGAAAGAAACTATAACAAAGTTTTAAACCAAACTAAAGATGGTGTTCTTCAAGGTGATAGAGATGTATTATCATATATCTCTTTTGATAAAAATTCTGTTATTAGAAAAAGAATTGATGGGGCTACTTTAAATTTAAATATTCCACTAAAACTGCAAAAAAATATAGAAATGACCCTTGATTCTTATAAACAAAAACTAACAGCCGATGAGATAATAGTAGCTGTAATGGAAAGTAGAACAGGAAAAGTCATCACTATGGCTTCTTCAAATAGATTTAATCCTGAGCAAATCAAAAAAGAAGATATTCCCTCACTAAATGTAAACGCAATAGAGTATCAGTTTGAACCAGGTTCTGTTATTAAACCACTTTCTATTTCACTTGCCATTGATAAAAATCTAGTGAAAAAAAATGAAAACTTTCCTGCATATAACTCAGGTGGAGGAAGAAACTCAGCGGGTGAATATCCAAAAGGTGCATATAAAATAGGACGATTTACAATCAAAGATGACCACCAATTTACTAAAAATTATTTAAGTCTTGATGATATTGTTATGTTTTCATCAAATATAGGAACTCTACAAATCGCTCAAAGACTAACAGGTCCTGAGTTTTTTGAAGGTATGAAAAGATTTGGTTTTACTAGAAAAACAGGTATAGATTTACCATACGAAAAAAAAGGTGTAATGCCTAAAATCTGGCAATTTTCAGCAGGAGACAAAGACAAAAAAGATAACGTTTTTAAAGCTACAGTTTCTTTTGGTCAAGGTATGACTTCTACTTTTATTCAACTTTTAAAAGCCTATACAGTTTTTAACAATGATGGAAATATGATAACACCACATATAGTTTCACACTTAACTTATGATAATACAAAATATAAACCATATGATGATAAACCTGAAAAAATTGTTTCTAAACAAACAGCTGATTTAATGAAAAAATTATTAGTAAGAACAGTTGAAGAAGGAACAGGACGAGCAGCACGTATCGAAGGTTTAGAAATCGGTGGAAAAACAGGAACAGCACAAATAGCAAGAGGTGGAAAATATCTTAAAAAATATATCTCTTCATTTATTGGATTTGTAAATGATGAAAAAGGGAACTCATATACAATAGGTGTAACTGTTATGAATCCTAACTCAACTGGAAAGTATTGGTACTACTACTATGCATCATGGTCAGCGGTTCCTGTTTTCAAAGAAATCGTTCAGAACTTGGTTAAATTAAACTATTTAACACCTAAAGAGGGTATAATTTCAACTGAAGTAATGCCAAAAGAAGGTACCTTCCTTGAAAAAGAATAA
- a CDS encoding MqnA/MqnD/SBP family protein, whose translation MIFAKIDFINLLPFHIFIKKNIQSTQLKSIIEYKKSYPSFINNKFKTRKVDSAFISSIASRNEKFLDLGIVAQNDVLSVLLIPGQNQSDFQSETSNALAKVLELEGKVIIGDKALKFYHENKHIEKIDLAQAWKDKYNLPFVFAVLCYNSNKRALEKLTKNFNKNHIKIPQYILEHYSKRSGVSKNNIILYLKKIDYNLGLKEKRSLKLFLKLTKQKGLK comes from the coding sequence ATGATATTTGCAAAAATAGATTTTATAAATTTATTACCCTTTCATATTTTTATAAAAAAAAACATACAATCAACTCAATTAAAATCAATAATAGAGTATAAAAAATCTTATCCATCATTTATAAATAATAAATTTAAAACAAGAAAAGTAGATAGTGCATTTATTTCATCAATTGCTTCACGAAATGAAAAATTCTTAGATTTAGGGATAGTTGCACAAAATGATGTACTATCTGTGTTACTAATTCCAGGCCAAAACCAAAGTGATTTCCAATCTGAAACTTCAAATGCACTTGCAAAGGTTTTAGAGCTTGAAGGAAAAGTAATCATAGGAGATAAGGCTCTAAAATTTTATCATGAAAATAAACATATAGAAAAAATAGATCTAGCCCAAGCATGGAAAGATAAATACAATCTTCCTTTTGTCTTTGCAGTTCTTTGTTACAATTCAAATAAAAGAGCCTTAGAAAAACTTACAAAAAACTTCAATAAAAATCATATTAAGATTCCCCAATACATTTTAGAGCATTATTCAAAAAGATCAGGTGTTTCTAAAAATAATATAATCCTTTATTTAAAGAAAATTGACTATAATCTCGGACTAAAAGAAAAAAGAAGTTTAAAACTATTTTTAAAACTTACAAAACAAAAAGGATTAAAATGA
- the glnA gene encoding type I glutamate--ammonia ligase: protein MGKFVNNTEEFFVYCKENEVKFVDFRFTDMKGTWHHVTYMLSAVSASSLNNGFPFDGSSIDAWQPIHRSDMLLKPDVDTAFLDPFTADSTIIVFCDVYDIYKGEMYEKCPRSIAKKALIHLSESGVGDVAYFGPENEFFVFEDVKIIDKANESYYRVDTEDGEWNDGATIEGGNMGHRARTKGGYFPVAPIDTGVDLRAEMMQVLEQVGLEVVLGHHEVAQGQHELGIVFGDLIEAADNVQKLKYVIKMVAHLNGKTATFMPKPLYGDNGSGMHVHQSIWKDGKNLFYKQGEYGNLSDMARHYIGGVFKHARAVAAFTNPSTNSYKRLIPGFEAPSILTYSSQNRSASCRIPYGAGEKATRIEMRFPDSTACPYLGFAAMLMAGLDGIKNKLEPVGPMDDDLYELELDEIRERGLPQMPHTLRGALEALVRDYEFLQPVFTKDMVDTYQHYKFETQVWPNEARPTPFELKTMYSC from the coding sequence ATGGGTAAGTTCGTTAATAATACTGAAGAGTTTTTTGTTTATTGTAAAGAAAATGAAGTTAAGTTTGTAGATTTTAGATTTACAGATATGAAAGGTACATGGCACCATGTAACTTATATGTTAAGTGCAGTTAGTGCATCTAGCTTAAATAATGGTTTCCCTTTTGATGGTTCATCAATTGATGCTTGGCAACCAATTCACAGATCAGATATGCTTTTAAAGCCAGATGTTGATACTGCATTTTTAGATCCATTTACTGCTGATTCTACAATCATTGTATTTTGTGATGTTTATGACATCTATAAAGGTGAAATGTATGAAAAATGTCCAAGATCTATTGCTAAAAAAGCATTAATACACTTAAGTGAATCAGGTGTTGGTGATGTTGCATATTTTGGTCCTGAAAATGAATTCTTTGTATTTGAAGATGTAAAAATCATTGATAAAGCAAATGAGTCATACTATAGAGTTGACACTGAAGATGGTGAGTGGAATGATGGAGCTACTATTGAAGGTGGAAACATGGGTCACAGAGCTAGAACAAAAGGTGGATACTTCCCAGTAGCTCCTATTGATACAGGTGTTGATTTAAGAGCTGAAATGATGCAAGTTCTAGAGCAAGTTGGTTTAGAAGTTGTTTTAGGACACCATGAAGTTGCACAAGGTCAACATGAATTAGGTATCGTTTTTGGTGACTTAATTGAAGCTGCTGATAATGTTCAAAAATTGAAATATGTAATCAAAATGGTTGCACACTTAAATGGTAAAACTGCTACATTTATGCCAAAACCACTTTATGGTGATAATGGAAGTGGTATGCACGTACACCAATCAATCTGGAAAGATGGTAAAAACTTATTCTACAAACAAGGTGAATATGGTAATCTTTCTGATATGGCTAGACATTATATCGGTGGAGTATTTAAGCACGCTAGAGCAGTTGCTGCATTTACTAACCCATCAACAAACTCATACAAAAGATTAATTCCAGGATTTGAAGCACCTTCAATCTTAACTTATTCTTCTCAAAATAGATCAGCTTCTTGTAGAATTCCTTATGGAGCAGGAGAGAAAGCAACTAGAATTGAAATGAGATTCCCAGATTCAACAGCTTGTCCTTATTTAGGATTTGCAGCAATGTTAATGGCTGGACTTGATGGTATCAAAAATAAATTAGAGCCTGTTGGTCCAATGGATGACGATTTATATGAATTAGAATTAGATGAAATCAGAGAAAGAGGACTTCCTCAAATGCCACACACTTTAAGAGGTGCATTAGAAGCATTAGTAAGAGATTACGAATTCTTACAACCTGTATTCACTAAAGATATGGTAGATACATACCAACACTACAAATTTGAAACTCAAGTATGGCCTAACGAAGCTAGACCTACACCATTTGAATTAAAAACTATGTATTCTTGCTAG
- a CDS encoding FtsW/RodA/SpoVE family cell cycle protein, with protein MYFNKTKIKSNNNHVNNNKADYPLFILVSLLIIISIVFSYSLTIYTVEFFGYDEFHFFIRQAGVGIVAILIMWRFSLIDPDKIVEKVGMTLFIAFFLLMILMPFLPASMVTASGGANRWIRLPGISLSPVEFFKIGFIYFLSWSFHRKVLLKPKKIGLKDEIVLLSPYFLTFFVVVFIIAFLQKDLGQVVLLGVILVVLLIFANRSFKIFIALGAIALVGLVGLIIAAPHRMNRIHSWWAMVQDGILSVLPAWVEPYLRIDELPEPYQVSHSLNAIHNGGFFGQGVALGDIKVGFLSEVHTDFVLAGITEEIGLFGLMALTSIMFMIIWRIFKISRRVENPIYHLFTLGIALMIIIAFLINSYGISGMIPIKGIAVPLLSYGGSSLISMAISIGLVLSISRVVKEEEKTKVNIKQDIRQDVRKKVMSK; from the coding sequence ATGTATTTTAACAAAACTAAGATTAAATCAAATAACAATCATGTAAATAATAATAAAGCAGACTATCCACTGTTTATATTGGTGTCATTATTAATAATCATAAGTATAGTTTTTTCATACTCTTTGACCATATATACAGTGGAATTCTTTGGTTACGATGAATTTCATTTTTTTATAAGACAAGCAGGTGTTGGGATTGTAGCGATATTGATAATGTGGAGATTTTCACTAATTGACCCAGATAAAATAGTAGAAAAAGTTGGAATGACACTATTTATTGCATTTTTTTTACTTATGATATTGATGCCATTTTTACCAGCATCCATGGTTACAGCTTCGGGGGGAGCTAATAGATGGATTAGGTTACCTGGTATTTCATTATCGCCTGTTGAGTTTTTCAAAATTGGATTTATATATTTCTTATCTTGGTCTTTCCATAGAAAAGTTTTATTAAAACCTAAGAAAATTGGCTTAAAAGATGAAATAGTACTTTTATCACCTTATTTTTTGACTTTTTTTGTGGTTGTATTTATTATCGCATTTTTACAAAAAGATTTAGGTCAAGTAGTTCTTTTGGGAGTTATATTAGTAGTATTACTTATCTTTGCAAATAGATCATTTAAAATATTTATTGCTTTAGGTGCTATTGCACTTGTTGGTTTAGTTGGGCTTATTATTGCAGCACCCCATAGGATGAATAGGATTCATTCATGGTGGGCCATGGTTCAAGATGGTATTTTATCGGTACTTCCTGCATGGGTAGAACCATATTTAAGAATTGATGAATTGCCTGAGCCTTATCAAGTATCTCACTCTTTAAATGCAATACACAACGGTGGATTCTTTGGTCAAGGTGTGGCCTTGGGTGATATCAAAGTAGGATTTTTATCAGAAGTTCATACGGACTTCGTATTAGCAGGTATCACAGAAGAAATAGGACTATTTGGTCTAATGGCATTAACTTCGATTATGTTTATGATTATTTGGAGAATATTTAAAATAAGTAGAAGAGTTGAAAATCCTATATATCATCTATTTACCCTTGGAATTGCCTTGATGATTATAATTGCATTTTTAATCAACTCATATGGAATATCAGGAATGATTCCTATTAAAGGTATTGCAGTTCCATTATTGTCTTATGGTGGATCTTCACTTATTTCTATGGCTATTTCCATAGGTTTAGTTTTATCTATAAGTAGAGTTGTAAAAGAAGAAGAAAAAACAAAAGTAAATATCAAACAAGATATTAGACAAGATGTTAGAAAAAAGGTTATGAGTAAATGA
- a CDS encoding MoaD/ThiS family protein, whose protein sequence is MVKIEFLGPINKEDMNLDIQNLSQLSDILKEDSDVSTWLATCAVAINDTLISSKDNVVLKDGDRVSLLPPVCGG, encoded by the coding sequence ATGGTAAAAATAGAGTTTTTAGGACCAATAAATAAAGAAGATATGAATTTAGATATTCAAAACTTATCACAACTAAGTGATATTTTAAAAGAAGATAGTGATGTGTCAACTTGGCTTGCAACATGCGCTGTTGCTATAAATGATACATTAATTTCTTCAAAAGATAATGTAGTATTAAAAGATGGAGATAGAGTTTCATTATTACCTCCTGTTTGTGGTGGATGA
- a CDS encoding HlyD family type I secretion periplasmic adaptor subunit: protein MSSSEDLNFVNILHSQKNAKIDSKVLLLFSAILVFFLGAFLWAYFSEIDELTRGEGKVIPSEKIKTIQSLDGGIISEILIKEGSIIKEGQPLMKIDTTRFEASLEENKQTYYHLLVTKARLEIESKLDLENEIPQIKYSDEVLANANVFAMNDRKLFTSRMEELNSTIKTFKIQLKQKEQEINELNSKATQLKISIALVREEAKTMELLVARQSKSKVDLLKIKRELATLEGELQGTYASIPRAKFAIEEAQNKIVEKLKIFKSEASNELQKINTEIKKYESKLVADEDKLDKTVLSSPVDGIVKQINVNTIGGVVKSGMDLIEIVPQSDILLVEAKIDPKDIAFINPQQRAIVKITAYDFSIYGGLEGKIVEISADSIEEKDNKDKTSYYKVVIKTEQNYLEKDKQKLPIIPGMVTTVDIVTGKKSILDFLLKPILKTKANALHER from the coding sequence ATGAGTAGTAGTGAAGATTTAAACTTTGTAAATATTTTGCATTCACAAAAAAATGCAAAAATTGACTCAAAAGTATTATTACTATTTTCTGCAATTTTAGTGTTTTTTTTAGGAGCTTTTCTTTGGGCCTATTTTTCAGAAATTGATGAGTTAACAAGAGGTGAGGGTAAGGTAATACCATCTGAAAAAATAAAAACTATCCAAAGTTTAGATGGTGGTATTATTTCAGAGATTCTTATCAAAGAAGGATCTATCATAAAAGAGGGTCAGCCTTTGATGAAAATAGATACAACTAGGTTTGAAGCATCACTAGAAGAGAATAAACAAACTTATTATCACTTATTAGTAACAAAAGCTAGATTAGAAATAGAATCAAAACTAGATTTAGAAAATGAAATTCCCCAAATAAAATATAGTGATGAGGTTTTAGCAAATGCAAATGTATTTGCAATGAATGATAGAAAACTTTTTACTTCAAGAATGGAAGAATTAAACAGTACAATCAAAACATTTAAAATACAGCTAAAACAAAAAGAACAAGAGATAAATGAGCTAAATAGTAAAGCAACTCAACTAAAAATAAGTATCGCACTTGTTAGAGAAGAAGCAAAAACTATGGAGTTATTAGTAGCACGTCAATCAAAATCAAAGGTTGATTTACTAAAAATCAAAAGAGAGCTAGCTACACTAGAAGGTGAACTTCAAGGAACATACGCTTCAATTCCAAGGGCAAAATTTGCCATAGAAGAAGCTCAAAATAAAATAGTTGAGAAGCTAAAAATATTTAAATCAGAAGCTTCAAATGAACTTCAAAAAATAAATACAGAAATCAAAAAATATGAGTCAAAACTAGTTGCAGATGAAGATAAACTAGATAAAACAGTTCTTTCATCACCTGTTGATGGAATAGTAAAACAGATAAACGTAAACACAATAGGTGGAGTTGTAAAATCAGGAATGGACTTAATAGAAATCGTTCCTCAAAGTGATATTCTTTTGGTTGAAGCTAAGATTGACCCAAAGGATATTGCATTTATAAATCCACAACAAAGAGCAATTGTAAAAATTACAGCATATGACTTTTCTATTTATGGTGGACTTGAAGGTAAAATTGTTGAAATATCAGCAGATAGTATCGAAGAGAAAGACAATAAAGATAAAACAAGTTATTATAAAGTAGTTATTAAAACTGAGCAAAATTATTTGGAAAAAGATAAGCAAAAACTACCAATCATACCAGGAATGGTAACAACAGTAGATATTGTGACAGGGAAAAAATCTATCTTAGATTTCTTATTAAAACCTATATTAAAAACAAAAGCAAACGCACTTCATGAAAGATAA
- a CDS encoding molybdopterin synthase catalytic subunit — MSNIENIDRQVDRKEFLQLFDGSLPVEQITNAWYDKYKNSNYGAIITFVGVVRDENKIDGLSFDIYEPILNNWFDTWQKKANDLNAIVLMAHSRGDVFNHESSYIAGVCSPKRRVALELIDEFVEDFKAQAPIWKYDIIDNKRIYAQDRSTAIKGSGLLS; from the coding sequence ATGAGTAATATTGAGAATATAGATAGACAAGTAGATAGAAAAGAGTTTTTACAACTTTTTGATGGTTCATTACCAGTTGAGCAAATAACAAATGCATGGTATGATAAATACAAAAATTCAAACTATGGAGCAATTATCACTTTTGTGGGAGTTGTAAGAGATGAAAACAAAATAGATGGATTATCATTTGATATTTATGAACCTATATTAAACAATTGGTTTGATACATGGCAAAAAAAAGCAAATGATTTAAATGCAATAGTTCTAATGGCTCACAGCAGAGGTGATGTTTTCAATCATGAAAGTTCATATATAGCCGGCGTTTGTTCACCAAAAAGAAGAGTAGCCCTAGAGTTAATAGATGAATTTGTAGAAGACTTTAAAGCACAAGCTCCTATTTGGAAATATGATATTATTGATAATAAAAGAATATATGCACAAGATAGAAGTACAGCTATAAAAGGTTCAGGTCTTTTGTCATAA
- a CDS encoding undecaprenyl-diphosphate phosphatase, which translates to MTVFDSAILGVIEGITEFLPISSTGHLIVASEFLGIEQTSINKAYEVIIQFAAILAVILNYPSKFTFSHINLWMKVLLAFLPIAIIGFIFSKQVKAMFSIEIVAVMFIVGGIVFLIVEKFYKENETHTLDVEDVTYKQAAWIGFAQIFALIPGTSRAGSSIIGAMLVGLNRKTSAEFSFLLAFPVMCATTGYDLLKHHEEILVGGNFLNLAVGFVVSFIVAFLAIKVFLKFLENFTFVAFGIYRIIFGILLLIIF; encoded by the coding sequence ATGACCGTATTCGATTCGGCAATACTAGGAGTAATAGAAGGTATTACAGAATTTTTACCTATTTCTTCAACTGGGCATCTAATAGTTGCTAGTGAATTTTTAGGAATTGAACAAACAAGTATAAACAAAGCCTATGAGGTTATTATTCAATTTGCAGCTATTTTGGCTGTAATTCTAAACTATCCTTCAAAGTTCACTTTTTCTCATATTAATCTATGGATGAAAGTATTACTTGCATTTTTACCAATTGCAATAATAGGATTTATTTTCTCAAAACAAGTTAAGGCAATGTTTTCTATTGAAATAGTGGCTGTCATGTTTATTGTTGGGGGAATTGTATTTTTAATAGTAGAGAAGTTTTATAAAGAAAATGAAACTCATACTTTAGATGTGGAAGATGTTACTTACAAACAAGCAGCTTGGATTGGTTTTGCTCAAATATTTGCTTTGATTCCAGGAACAAGCCGAGCGGGTTCTAGTATCATAGGGGCTATGCTTGTGGGACTAAATAGAAAAACAAGTGCTGAGTTTTCATTTCTTTTAGCTTTTCCTGTTATGTGTGCAACTACTGGATATGATTTATTAAAACATCATGAAGAGATACTTGTAGGGGGAAACTTTTTAAATCTAGCTGTTGGTTTTGTGGTTTCTTTTATAGTGGCATTTTTAGCTATTAAAGTATTCCTAAAATTCCTTGAAAACTTTACTTTCGTAGCTTTTGGAATTTATAGAATAATCTTTGGAATTTTGTTACTTATTATCTTTTAG
- the hisJ gene encoding histidinol-phosphatase HisJ has translation MRVDLHNHTTLCNHAEGTVDEYIQRAIELGIDEYGFSDHAPMNYDPKYRMDISQKALYEKWVLDAKEKYKDKIKILLAYEVDYLDGYILDEVVNAKVDYLIGSVHFLKNKNDMWGFDNPEFIGVYKSKDIDTIWAEYFEAISAMAKTQLFDIVGHLDLIKVFKFLPKKDIRIIARDTLKQIKDSNMVLEINPAGLRKPIGETYPSRQLLELAYEMNIDITFGSDAHSVEQVGFKYEEAITLAKEIGYKKCTTFENREKKSIIF, from the coding sequence ATGAGAGTAGATTTACACAACCATACAACACTATGTAATCACGCTGAGGGTACAGTTGATGAATATATACAAAGAGCAATAGAACTAGGAATTGATGAGTATGGTTTTTCAGATCATGCTCCTATGAATTATGATCCAAAATATAGAATGGATATAAGCCAAAAAGCTTTATATGAAAAATGGGTACTTGATGCAAAAGAAAAGTATAAAGATAAAATAAAAATTTTACTTGCATATGAAGTTGATTATTTAGATGGATATATTTTAGATGAGGTCGTAAATGCCAAAGTTGATTATCTAATAGGCTCAGTACATTTTTTGAAAAATAAAAATGATATGTGGGGATTTGATAATCCAGAATTTATAGGTGTTTATAAATCAAAAGATATAGATACTATTTGGGCTGAATACTTTGAAGCTATAAGTGCAATGGCAAAAACTCAGTTATTTGATATAGTAGGGCATTTAGATTTAATAAAAGTATTTAAATTTCTTCCAAAAAAAGATATTAGAATTATTGCTCGTGATACATTAAAACAAATAAAAGATTCAAATATGGTTTTAGAAATAAATCCAGCAGGTCTTAGAAAACCAATAGGTGAAACATATCCATCAAGACAACTTTTAGAGTTAGCCTATGAAATGAATATTGATATTACCTTTGGATCAGATGCTCATAGTGTAGAACAAGTGGGCTTCAAATATGAAGAAGCCATAACACTTGCAAAAGAAATCGGGTATAAAAAATGTACAACTTTTGAGAATAGAGAAAAAAAATCTATCATTTTTTAG
- a CDS encoding peptidylprolyl isomerase, whose product MFGSKIKEYNYSKEELAKFAYAKITTEKGVIWIKLFNAETPIAVSNFATLANDNFYDGLNFHRVIRGFMAQGGCPQGSGAGGPGWNIKCETKADKQVHKKGSLSMAHAGPNTGGSQFFICFVACPHLDGGHTVFGEIEDGDTDSFEALDAIEQKDKIVSIEIKESK is encoded by the coding sequence ATGTTTGGATCAAAAATAAAAGAATATAATTATTCAAAAGAAGAATTAGCAAAATTTGCATATGCAAAAATCACTACAGAAAAAGGTGTTATTTGGATTAAACTATTTAACGCAGAAACTCCAATAGCAGTATCAAACTTTGCAACACTTGCAAATGACAATTTTTATGATGGATTAAATTTTCACAGAGTAATCCGAGGTTTTATGGCACAAGGTGGATGTCCACAAGGTTCAGGTGCAGGTGGTCCTGGTTGGAATATCAAATGTGAAACAAAAGCTGATAAACAAGTTCACAAAAAAGGTAGCTTATCAATGGCACACGCAGGACCAAATACAGGTGGAAGTCAATTCTTTATCTGTTTTGTAGCTTGTCCTCATTTAGATGGAGGTCATACTGTTTTTGGAGAAATCGAAGATGGTGATACTGATAGTTTCGAAGCTTTAGATGCAATTGAACAAAAAGATAAAATAGTTTCTATTGAAATTAAAGAATCAAAATAA
- a CDS encoding UDP-N-acetylglucosamine--N-acetylmuramyl-(pentapeptide) pyrophosphoryl-undecaprenol N-acetylglucosamine transferase: protein MNKTVVVTGGGTGGHLKVADAFIEEFHHRGIDVIFIGSTNGQDRAWFEHDTRLKEAIFLDTRGVVNKSGFAKILSLGNIFTKTLYCLGLYFKYDIKTVISVGGFSAAAATFASILKMGCKLYIHEQNSRMGKLNQITTKFAAEVFSSFDKKSLVKDYPVEKEFFLTARVRDKVKTVAFFGGSQGAICINDFALKVAPRLNEMGIKIIHQTGKNDFERVSFEYNKLNIKADVFDFSRKIPQKMTKADFAVSRAGASTLWELCANQLPTFFIPYKHAAADHQYYNAKALLDRGLCFLKREEELNEEYFFEAINSDIHKISIELISSINSNAISLIVDIILKDNK from the coding sequence ATGAATAAAACAGTAGTAGTGACAGGTGGTGGAACAGGAGGGCATTTAAAAGTCGCAGATGCCTTTATTGAAGAGTTCCATCATAGAGGAATCGATGTGATTTTTATTGGTTCAACAAATGGCCAAGATAGAGCTTGGTTTGAACATGACACAAGACTGAAAGAAGCGATTTTTTTAGATACAAGAGGGGTTGTAAATAAAAGTGGTTTTGCAAAGATTTTATCTTTGGGAAATATTTTTACAAAAACCCTATATTGTTTAGGTTTATATTTTAAGTATGATATTAAAACAGTAATATCAGTTGGTGGATTTTCAGCAGCTGCTGCAACCTTTGCATCTATTTTAAAAATGGGATGTAAACTATATATTCATGAACAAAACTCAAGAATGGGTAAACTAAATCAAATCACAACAAAATTTGCTGCAGAAGTATTTTCATCATTTGATAAAAAATCTCTTGTAAAAGATTATCCAGTTGAAAAAGAGTTCTTCCTAACAGCAAGAGTTAGAGATAAAGTAAAAACTGTAGCTTTTTTTGGTGGTTCTCAAGGTGCTATTTGTATAAATGACTTTGCTCTTAAAGTGGCTCCTAGACTTAATGAAATGGGAATAAAAATCATACACCAAACAGGTAAAAATGATTTTGAAAGAGTTTCTTTTGAATACAATAAACTAAATATAAAAGCAGATGTATTTGATTTTTCAAGAAAAATTCCTCAAAAAATGACAAAGGCAGATTTTGCAGTAAGCCGAGCAGGTGCTTCTACATTATGGGAATTATGTGCAAATCAATTACCAACATTTTTTATTCCATATAAACATGCAGCAGCTGATCATCAGTACTACAATGCAAAGGCTTTACTTGATAGGGGTTTATGCTTTTTAAAAAGAGAAGAAGAGCTAAATGAAGAATATTTCTTTGAAGCTATAAATTCAGATATTCATAAAATTAGCATTGAATTAATAAGTTCTATTAACTCAAATGCTATTTCACTAATTGTTGATATTATTCTAAAAGATAATAAGTAA